Proteins encoded in a region of the Populus alba chromosome 13, ASM523922v2, whole genome shotgun sequence genome:
- the LOC118053545 gene encoding WEB family protein At3g02930, chloroplastic — protein MSSKTRSGLSETPSKPSPATPRVSKLSRGVAKSESDSPSPLQSSRLSVDRSPRSINSKPTIDRRVPKVTSATAPEKPKTRVVKGSELQAQLNAVQEDLKKAREQIEFIEKERAQAIDELKQAQKAAEDANEKLQEALVAQKRAEENSEIEKFRAVELEQAGIEDAQKKEEEWQKELEAVRSQHALDVTTLLSTTQELQRLKQELAMITDAKNQALSHADDATKIAEIHAEKVEVLSSELSRLNVLLDSKLETEASESNKIVLQLNEEIDSLKQQLEKSEGFEEKLIEREAFIEQLNVELEAAKMAESYACNLVEEWKNRVEELEMQAEEAKKLERSASESLGSVMKQLETNNDLLHDAETEITALKEKVGLLEMTIRRQKGDLEDSEHSLGMVKEEASVMAKKVKSLMSELETVKEEKAQALNNEKLAASSVQSLLEEKNKLITELENSRDEEEKSKKAMESLASALHEVSAEAREAKESLVSNQVEHENYETQIEDLRLVLEATNEKYETVLDDAKHEIDLLRNTVEESKNQFQNSKAEWDQKEKNLGNSLRKSEEENSSLEKEIDRLVNLLTHTEEEACGMRDEEAHLKDSLKEVEAEVISLQEALVEARVESMKLNESLLDKENELQNIFQENEELRTKEASSHKKVEELSKLLEEAMAKKQMEENGELTDSEKDYDLLPKVVEFSEENGHAREEKPTMELPLQQSNELNMENAQEQINGATNKAAQMDAHKLENVNGNPKEDESKEKEEDSVEVEFKMWESCKIEKKEFSPERETEHESSFEDEVDSKVDGGESFDQINGLSSTENVDDGGSSPSKLQQQKKKKPLLRKFSNLLKKKGTSNQK, from the exons ATGTCTTCCAAAACCAG ATCTGGTTTGTCTGAAACTCCTAGCAAACCATCACCAGCAACTCCTAGAGTTAGTAAACTGAGCCGAGGAGTGGCTAAATCAGAGTCTGATTCACCATCTCCCTTGCAAAGTTCACGTCTTTCAGTTGACCGATCACCGCGATCCATTAACTCAAAGCCCACAATTGATCGGCGGGTACCAAAGGTCACTAGTGCTACAGCCCCTGAA AAACCAAAGACACGAGTGGTGAAGGGTTCAGAGTTGCAGGCTCAATTGAATGCTGTTCAGGAAGATTTAAAGAAAGCAAGGGAACAGATagaatttattgaaaaagagAGGGCACAAGCAATTGATGAACTGAAACAGGCACAGAAAGCTGCTGAGGATGCAAATGAGAAGCTTCAAGAAGCTTTGGTGGCGCAAAAGCGAGCCGAGGAGAATTCTGAGATTGAGAAGTTCCGAGCTGTTGAGTTGGAACAGGCTGGGATTGAGGATGCCCAGAAGAAGGAAGAGGAATGGCAGAAAGAGCTTGAAGCTGTAAGAAGCCAACATGCTTTGGATGTTACCACCCTTCTCTCTACCACTCAAGAGCTTCAAAGGTTGAAACAAGAACTGGCTATGATTACTGACGCAAAGAACCAGGCACTGAGCCACGCTGATGACGCAACTAAGATTGCTGAGATTCATGCAGAGAAGGTGGAGGTTCTTTCATCTGAGTTGAGCCGGTTGAATGTATTACTTGATTCAAAGCTTGAAACAGAGGCCAGCGAAAGCAACAAGATAGTGTTGCAGCTTAATGAGGAGATAGATTCATTGAAACAACAGCTTGAGAAATCTGAAGGTTTTGAGGAGAAGTTGATTGAAAGAGAGGCTTTCATAGAACAGCTCAATGTTGAGCTTGAAGCTGCCAAGATGGCCGAATCTTATGCATGTAACTTAGTAGAGGAGTGGAAAAACAGGGTTGAGGAATTAGAGATGCAAGCTGAGGAAGCAAAAAAGTTGGAGAGATCTGCATCGGAGTCATTAGGTTCAGTCATGAAACAACTTGAAACAAACAATGATTTATTGCATGATGCGGAAACTGAAATTACCGCTCTTAAAGAGAAGGTTGGGTTGCTGGAAATGACAATTAGAAGACAGAAAGGGGATCTTGAAGACTCAGAACATTCTCTTGGCATGGTAAAGGAAGAAGCATCGGTCATGGCAAAAAAGGTCAAGTCTCTGATGTCTGAGTTGGAAACTGTGAAGGAGGAGAAAGCCCAGGCTTTGAACAATGAGAAGCTTGCAGCTTCTAGTGTTCAAAGTCTgttagaagagaaaaacaaacttataaCTGAATTGGAGAATTCCAGAGACGAGGAGGAAAAGAGCAAGAAGGCAATGGAGAGTTTAGCTTCAGCCTTACATGAAGTTTCTGCGGAAGCAAGGGAAGCCAAGGAAAGCCTGGTATCCAATCAAGTGGAGCATGAAAACTATGAAACCCAAATAGAAGACTTGAGATTGGTCCTAGAGGCAactaatgaaaaatatgaaactgTGCTTGATGATGCAAAACATGAGATTGATCTTCTTAGAAACACTGTTGAAGAATCCAAGAACCAATTTCAGAACTCCAAGGCTGAATgggatcaaaaagaaaaaaatctgggGAATTCTTTAAGGAaatcagaagaagaaaactccTCGCTGGAAAAAGAAATAGATAGATTAGTGAATCTGCTGACACACACTGAGGAAGAAGCTTGTGGAATGAGGGATGAAGAAGCTCATTTGAAGGATAGCCTGAAGGAAGTAGAAGCTGAGGTGATTTCTTTGCAGGAAGCTCTTGTGGAAGCAAGGGTTGAGAGCATGAAACTAAACGAGAGTTTATTGGACAAAGAAAATGAGTTGCAGAacatttttcaggaaaatgaaGAGCTCCGGACTAAGGAAGCTTCCTCGCATAAGAAGGTCGAGGAGTTATCTAAGTTGCTTGAGGAAGCTATGGCTAAAAAGCAAATGGAGGAAAATGGTGAGCTCACAGATAGTGAAAAGGACTATGATTTGCTTCCAAAGGTGGTTGAGTTCTCTGAAGAAAATGGACATGCGAGGGAAGAGAAGCCCACAATGGAGCTTCCACTACAACAATCTAATGAGCTGAACATGGAAAATGCACAGGAACAGATTAATGGTGCGACAAACAAGGCTGCTCAGATGGATGCTCACAAACTTGAGAATGTGAATGGAAATCCAAAGGAAGATGAGAGCAAAGAGAAGGAGGAGGATTCTGTGGAGGTTGAATTTAAGATGTGGGAGAGCTGCAAGATTGAAAAGAAAGAGTTTTCACCAGAAAGAGAAACAGAGCATGAATCCTCCTTCGAGGACGAAGTGGACTCCAAGGTGGATGGTGGTGAGAGCTTTGATCAAATAAATGGTTTATCTTCAACAGAGAATGTTGATGATGGTGGAAGCTCGCCTTCAAAGCTGCagcaacagaagaagaagaagccttTGCTCCGCAAGTTTAGTAACCTGCTCAAGAAGAAGGGAACTAGCAACCAGAAGTAG
- the LOC118053541 gene encoding uncharacterized protein translates to MWLEIICCLIAYMLFTCFFSDDDDVLEVESSDTNELFNVAKKLEKLYGGKVYVGLRIPDADAGSRQNIDIVLVTKGEAVVISVKNFSGSVSISGDGSWVCEGEGRHKPERHPDPVEETKKQASILESYLEQRGVALPEGYLSCKVVLPNPKLHTIHSGHFPPEVITHDQWVLLKPEPKGLFSGWKKGSFSGGKKEMQESIHQKLNFTLSTAPVWDRLELKGNKYVLGEFLEFKGKQEDTMALRDIKRSKVSRLIIQNTSMFGLANSKLQVLYSGRDYRSEGASASELKEETVRSSTEVLFQPQNSAKVRKFKLSSIISMSLSA, encoded by the exons ATGTGGCTAGAGATCATCTGTTGTCTGATCGCTTACATGCTGTTCACATGCTTCTTCTCCGACGATGACGACGTTTTAGAGGTCGAATCCTCTGACACCAATGAACTTTTCAACGTAGCTAAGAA GCTTGAAAAGCTATATGGAGGAAAGGTTTATGTAGGTCTCCGAATTCCGGATGCTGACGCTGGTTCAAGGCAAAATATAGATATAGTTCTTGTCACCAAAGg TGAGGCAGTGGTGATTTCTGTCAAGAATTTCTCGGGCTCTGTATCAATCAGTGGTGATGGCAGCTGGGTTTGTGAAGGCGAAGGTAGACACAAACCAGAGCGTCATCCTGATCCt GTGGAGGAGACTAAAAAGCAAGCTTCAATTCTTGAATCATATCTTGAACAAAGGGGAGTTGCTCTACCTGAAGGATATTTGTCTTGCAAAGTTGTACTTCCCAATCCTAAGTTGCA TACAATCCATTCAGGCCATTTTCCACCCGAGGTTATTACCCATGACCAATGGGTACTGCTGAAACCTGAACCAAAAGGCCTGTTTTCTGGTTGGAAAAAGGGTTCCTTTAGTGGTGGAAAGAAGGAGATGCAGGAATCTATACATCAGAAACTCAACTTCACTCTCAGCACAGCTCCTGTGTGGGACAG GTTGGAGCTTAAGGGTAATAAATATGTCCTAGGAGAATTTCTGGAGTTTAAAGGAAAACAAGAAGATACCATGGCTTTGAGGGACATCAAAAGATCAAAAGTTAGTCGTTTGATCATTCAAAATACGAGCATGTTTGGACTAG CCAATTCAAAGCTCCAGGTTTTGTACTCTGGCCGTGATTATCGAAGTGAAGGGGCTTCAGCTTCTGAGTTGAAGGAAGAAACCGTAAGATCAAGCACAGAGGTTCTGTTTCAGCCACAGAACTCCGCTAAAGTCCGCAAATTCAAGCTTTCTTCAATCATCTCCATGTCACTAAGTGCCTAA